Proteins from one Agelaius phoeniceus isolate bAgePho1 chromosome 10, bAgePho1.hap1, whole genome shotgun sequence genomic window:
- the FAM124B gene encoding protein FAM124B has protein sequence MDDGAESLMTVHLLTHLGRSLPLQQTLDRLLEWLCLDIRLFLVSERVPPLRYYERYHRRSCSFPGISILLFLHEDLGEERIIQVHEQFQRPPWRYQRAQFANSRCAPSQQEFYGLEEQLPVWGIRRVRHGPEILRVTLHCSFDNYEDAVRLYELILQKEGTVQKGTLCVFVLHSSPHVAVQLCLKQLPIGVTAEPPDSAALQFRVQEIGQLVPLLPNPCVPISSTRWQTQDYEGNTILLKVQSSSRTLETNIGLSQQHDSTGSGRIPQDCVPAPLAVKQGDPGRRSQEVRAAKGKTKCAPSEAAPGCERAGSDLQRPLRSAPGAAAPQQGWAALSLRGRAGRALRAAPADSRGQRGTETDVDTGLAVRSGRRPLSLFPGALRSSLRPLTDPGAGAALPGSALRAPARSDGAAHGAPARSDGAAHGAPARSDGAAHGAPGCRDGAAHGAPASTDRAPHGAPARTDRAPHGAPGCRDRAPHGAPARTDRAPHGAPGCPPPAPRASPAPPAADEEQEFYI, from the exons ATGGATGATGGAGCAGAGTCTCTGATGACTGTGCATCTCCTCACCCATTTGGGACGCTCACTCCCTCTGCAGCAAACTCTGGATCGGCTTCTGGAGTGGCTCTGCCTGGACATTCGCCTTTTCCTGGTGTCAGAGCGAGTTCCTCCGCTGAGATACTACGAGAGATAccacaggaggagctgcagctttcctggaatATCCATCCTCCTTTTCCTGCACGAGGACTTGGGAGAAGAACGCATCATCCAGGTGCACGAGCAGTTCCAGCGCCCTCCCTGGCGGTACCAGCGTGCCCAGTTTGCCAATTCCCgctgtgccccatcccagcaggaattctacgggctggaggagcagctgcccgtGTGGGGCATCAGGCGGGTGCGCCACGGCCCCGAGATCCTGCGCGTCACCCTCCACTGCAGCTTCGACAACTACGAGGATGCGGTGAGGCTCTACGAGCTGATCCTGCAGAAGGAGGGCACCGTGCAGAAGGGCaccctgtgtgtgtttgtgctgcaCTCCAGCCCGCACGTGGCCgtgcagctgtgcctgaagcagCTGCCCATCGGGGTGACGGCCGAGCCCCCCGACTCGGCGGCCCTGCAGTTCAGGGTGCAGGAGATCGGGCAGCTGGTGCCCCTCCTGCCCAACCCCTGCGTGCCCATCAGCAGCACCAGGTGGCAAACACAGGACTATGAAGGAAATACGATTCTGCTCAAG GTTCAAAGCAGCTCCAGGACCCTCGAGACAAACATCGGGCTTTCCCAGCAGCATGACAGTACAGGCAGTGGAAGAATCCCGCAGGACTGTGTGCCAGCCCCTCTCGCTGTCAAACAGGGTGATCCTGGGCGGAGGAGCCAGGAGGTCAGAGCTGCGAAGGGTAAAACCAAATGTGCCCCAAGTGAAGCCGCCCCCGGCTGTGAGCGGGCGGGCAGTGACCTCCAGAGGCCCCTGCGCTCCGCTCCCGGGGCGGCAGCAccgcagcagggctgggcagcgcTGTCGCtgcgcgggcgggcgggcaggGCCCTGCGGGCTGCTCCGGCCGACAGCCGCGGGCAGCGGGGAACCGAGACCGACGTGGACACCGGGCTGGCCGTGCggagcggccgccgcccgcTGAGCCTGTTCCCCGGGGCCCTGCGGAGCAGCCTCCGCCCGCTGACGGACCCCGGAGccggggctgccctgcccggctcggcgctgcgagccccgGCCCGGAGCGACGGAGCCGCGCACGGAGCCCCGGCCCGGAGCGACGGAGCCGCGCACGGAGCCCCAGCCCGGAGCGACGGAGCCGCGCACGGAGCCCCGGGCTGCAGGGACGGAGCCGCGCACGGAGCCCCGGCCTCGACGGACAGAGCCCCGCACGGAGCCCCGGCCCGGACGGACAGAGCCCCGCACGGAGCCccgggctgcagggacagagccccgcaCGGAGCCCCGGCCCGGACGGACAGAGCCCCGCACGGAGCCCCGGGCTGCCCCCCGCCAGCACCGCGGgccagcccggccccgccagCAGCGGACGAGGAGCAGGAATTCTATATATGA